In one Lycium barbarum isolate Lr01 chromosome 7, ASM1917538v2, whole genome shotgun sequence genomic region, the following are encoded:
- the LOC132603817 gene encoding carboxyl-terminal-processing peptidase 2, chloroplastic-like isoform X1 encodes MQVALSEENLLLLEAWRTIDCAYIDKTFNGQSWFRYREDALRNEPMNTRQETYAAIKKMIATLDDPITRFLGPEKFKSLRSGTQNALTGVGLSIGYPTGKNESAPGLVVISASPRGPANRAGISSGDIILQIDNTSTENMGIYDAAERLQGPEGSGVELTVLCGSETRQLLLICAHLVELF; translated from the exons atgcaag TTGCTCTCAGTGAAGAAAATCTACTTTTGTTGGAGGCATGGAGAACAATTGACTGTGCATATATTGACAAAACCTTCAATGGTCAAAGTTGGTTTAGGTACAGAGAAGACGCCCTACGAAATGAACCAATGAACACAAGACAGGAAACAT ATGCAGCAATAAAAAAGATGATTGCCACTCTAGATGACCCTATCACCCGTTTTCTGGGGCCTGAAAAGTTCAAAAGTTTGCGG TCAGGAACTCAAAATGCACTTACTGGAGTAGGGTTGTCAATTGGCTATCCAACAGGGAAAAATGAATCAGCCCCTGGACTGGTCGTTATATCAGCTTCTCCTAGAGGTCCGGCAAATAGGGCTGGCATCTCATCCGGCGATATCATCTTACAAATTGACAATACCAGCACGGAAAACATGGGTATATATGATGCAGCAGAACGGTTACA AGGACCTGAAGGAAGTGGTGTGGAACTAACTGTACTTTGTGGATCCGAGACAAGGCAGCTACTATTGATATGTGCTCATCTTGTTGAACTCTTCTAA
- the LOC132603817 gene encoding carboxyl-terminal-processing peptidase 2, chloroplastic-like isoform X2 produces MQVALSEENLLLLEAWRTIDCAYIDKTFNGQSWFRYREDALRNEPMNTRQETYAAIKKMIATLDDPITRFLGPEKFKSLRSGTQNALTGVGLSIGYPTGKNESAPGLVVISASPRGPANRAGISSGDIILQIDNTSTENMGIYDAAERLQSISQNIF; encoded by the exons atgcaag TTGCTCTCAGTGAAGAAAATCTACTTTTGTTGGAGGCATGGAGAACAATTGACTGTGCATATATTGACAAAACCTTCAATGGTCAAAGTTGGTTTAGGTACAGAGAAGACGCCCTACGAAATGAACCAATGAACACAAGACAGGAAACAT ATGCAGCAATAAAAAAGATGATTGCCACTCTAGATGACCCTATCACCCGTTTTCTGGGGCCTGAAAAGTTCAAAAGTTTGCGG TCAGGAACTCAAAATGCACTTACTGGAGTAGGGTTGTCAATTGGCTATCCAACAGGGAAAAATGAATCAGCCCCTGGACTGGTCGTTATATCAGCTTCTCCTAGAGGTCCGGCAAATAGGGCTGGCATCTCATCCGGCGATATCATCTTACAAATTGACAATACCAGCACGGAAAACATGGGTATATATGATGCAGCAGAACGGTTACA GTCAATATCTCAAAATATTTTCTGA